The Macaca nemestrina isolate mMacNem1 chromosome 1, mMacNem.hap1, whole genome shotgun sequence genome contains the following window.
CACATTGTAAAGCTTCACTTGCCTAAGAATTTCCTCAAGAAAAAGGTCAGGCACCCTCCCTGATCTGTCACCCAACCTTTCCTGCCTCCCACTCACCCACCTCTACTGCCTTGTCTCCTTCCAGGGTTTGAATCTCCCCTTCCTCGGGACTGTAAGCCATAGTATGTGGCTATGAGAGCCTGACTCATCTCTCCTACCTCATTGGACATCCCCACTCACCAAGTCAGCCAATGGTGAGAGGTACATGCTGATGGTGAAGACACTGCAGAAGAGGCCCAGCTGCTGAAGCCGGGCCTCAGGGTTGGGTACCAGGAGCCAAAAGTAGCCATAACCCAGGAGAAGGACCCCTAGCAGGGTTGCAGTCTGTAGGAGCACAACACGCTGCAGGGGAGAGAGTAGCCTTACTTCCAGACATGCTCTCCGACTTCCCTGCCGGAGTTAATTCATCCTGCCTTCTCCCATGCTCCAGTGGGGAAGCCAAACTGTCTAGGCCTTCAGCACTGCACTGTCACAGCTTCTTTCCCACCAACAACTTGATAGGAAAGTCTTATCCACCCACAACAATGGAGACTTCTAGGGGAGGGAAAGAtatgttttttttctgtgtgcttagCACACACAGTAGGAGCTTAATAAACGCTTGTGTGATTGAGCAGGGAAGCAGAGCTAATCATCTTGTTCTCACCCACGGGTTTTAAACCCCTTTCCCCTTAGCTTGTTGGCAGAAGCCCAGGGCAGGCAGCATAGGCATCGCAGGCTAGGCAGAGCTACCAGCCTTGCCTAAATGGGGGAAATGTGTTAATCTCAGAAGGCTGACTTCATAGAGGAAGGGGACCTGCAAGGCTGAAGGGGCCTTCCTGGAAAGGGTGGCAGTGCCAGCTGTTACAGTCTTCTAGGAAGTAGTGTTTGCCCTGCCAGCGAGGCAGGGCGTGCAGCAGAGAGGTGGGTCCAAGGGAGGGACTCTACCTTCCGAGGGCAGTAATGCAGATATGCCAAGATATACAGGGTCTGAAGCGCAGCACCCACTGTGTTGACGACGATGAGGATCCCGTCTCCCTTCAAGGCCCCATAACTCAGCCAGCCCAGGTTGCTGCAGGGTGGAGGGGAGGGACATGGCTCAAAGGGTTCAGTGTGAGAGGAGGACCCAAAGGgcctctttcactttttttttttttttttttttccgtcacccaggctggagtgcagtggcgcgatctcggctcactgcaagctctgcctcccggtttcacgccatttcttctgcctcagcctcccaagtagctgggactacaggcgcccgccaccacgcccggctaattttttgtatttttaatagagacggggtttcaccgtgttagccaggatggtctcgatctcctgacctcgtgatccgcccgtctcggcctcccaaagtgctgggattacaggcgggagccactgcgtccggccaagCCTCTTTAACTCTTGCTCCTCctgccccgcccccacctcccTCTGATAGCCTTTCCCACCGCCGCAGCCGTCGCCCCCTCACTTGACTTCCGTGGTGAGAA
Protein-coding sequences here:
- the LOC105497998 gene encoding sugar transporter SWEET1 isoform X5; its protein translation is MRGLHPWHVLRRPLGPQAHANDPECGQRPVPALSHHGSQVRGRRLRNLGWLSYGALKGDGILIVVNTVGAALQTLYILAYLHYCPRKRVVLLQTATLLGVLLLGYGYFWLLVPNPEARLQQLGLFCSVFTISMYLSPLADLAKVIQTKSTQCLSYPLTIATILTSASWCLYGFRLRDPYIMVSNFPGIVTSFIRFWLFWKYPQEQDRNYWFLQT
- the LOC105497998 gene encoding sugar transporter SWEET1 isoform X2, translating into MEAGGFLDSLIYGACVVFTLGMFSAGLSDLRHMRMTRSVDNVQFLPFLTTEVNNLGWLSYGALKGDGILIVVNTVGAALQTLYILAYLHYCPRKRVVLLQTATLLGVLLLGYGYFWLLVPNPEARLQQLGLFCSVFTISMYLSPLADLAKVIQTKSTQCLSYPLTIATILTSASWCLYGFRLRDPYIMQFL
- the LOC105497998 gene encoding sugar transporter SWEET1 isoform X3, whose amino-acid sequence is MRMTRSVDNVQFLPFLTTEVNNLGWLSYGALKGDGILIVVNTVGAALQTLYILAYLHYCPRKRVVLLQTATLLGVLLLGYGYFWLLVPNPEARLQQLGLFCSVFTISMYLSPLADLAKVIQTKSTQCLSYPLTIATILTSASWCLYGFRLRDPYIMVSNFPGIVTSFIRFWLFWKYPQEQDRNYWFLQT